The Methylomagnum ishizawai genome has a window encoding:
- the kefC gene encoding glutathione-regulated potassium-efflux system protein KefC gives MHDPLFLQHLLIYLGGAVVCVPIAKRLGLGSVLGYLLAGLIIGPSGLGLIGRGEEVLHFAEFGVVIMLFLVGLELAPKRLWELRGPILGLGGLQVLTTTGLLAGFALVFDLGGPAALIAAMGMALSSTAIALQILAERNALATPAGRLGFATLLFQDLAVIPMLALIPLLGDGTAGGGFDWPGAAKALGVILGIVVGGRFLLLPLLRFVAVTQQREIFTALALLLVIAIALLMKGVGMSMALGTFLAGVLLAESEYRHALEADLEPFKGLLLGLFFIAIGMSVDWTAIREHWQTLVLLTLCFVLVKLGVLAGLARLFGIPKAQRLFFAIVLSQGGEFAFVLNNTALAEGIIPADIAGLLAAVVALSMMTTPVFLSLHDRWLEPYLAGRGKPDYDAPEDEGNPVIIAGFGRFGQIVGRLLTANRIGVTVLDHDPVHIDTIRKFGNKVFYGDATRIDLLRAAGAEKAKLMVVAIDDVEHSLQLIDAVREEFPHLTLLARVRNVQHAFELMERGVHFQREIFESALLLGEHALVRLGYGPYAAKQAALKFRAHDLRSLVKRYEARGDEEELISVVREARQQLEEAMNADREAYQLQVARDYWK, from the coding sequence ATGCACGATCCCCTTTTCCTCCAACATTTGCTGATCTATCTGGGCGGGGCGGTGGTCTGTGTGCCCATCGCCAAGCGGCTGGGCCTGGGTTCGGTGCTGGGCTATCTGTTGGCCGGGCTTATCATCGGGCCTTCCGGGCTGGGCTTGATCGGCCGCGGCGAGGAAGTGCTGCATTTCGCCGAATTCGGCGTGGTCATCATGCTGTTCCTGGTGGGGCTGGAACTCGCGCCCAAACGGCTATGGGAACTGCGCGGCCCCATCCTCGGCCTGGGCGGCTTGCAGGTGTTGACGACCACGGGGCTGCTGGCGGGATTCGCCCTGGTGTTCGACCTGGGGGGACCGGCGGCCTTGATCGCCGCCATGGGCATGGCGCTGTCCTCCACGGCCATCGCCCTGCAAATCCTGGCCGAGCGCAACGCCCTCGCCACCCCGGCGGGACGGCTGGGTTTCGCGACCCTGTTGTTCCAGGATTTGGCGGTGATCCCGATGCTGGCCCTGATTCCGCTCCTGGGCGACGGCACCGCGGGCGGCGGTTTCGATTGGCCGGGCGCGGCCAAGGCGCTGGGGGTGATCCTGGGGATCGTGGTCGGCGGGCGCTTCCTGCTGCTGCCCCTGCTGCGCTTCGTGGCGGTGACCCAGCAGCGCGAGATTTTCACCGCCCTGGCCTTGCTGCTGGTCATCGCCATCGCCTTGCTGATGAAGGGCGTAGGGATGTCGATGGCCCTGGGCACTTTCCTGGCCGGGGTGTTGTTGGCGGAATCGGAATACCGCCACGCCCTGGAAGCCGATCTGGAGCCGTTCAAGGGGCTGCTGCTGGGCTTGTTCTTCATCGCCATCGGCATGTCGGTGGATTGGACCGCGATCCGGGAGCATTGGCAAACCTTGGTGCTGCTGACCTTGTGCTTCGTGTTGGTGAAACTGGGCGTGTTGGCGGGGCTGGCGCGGCTGTTCGGGATTCCCAAGGCCCAGCGGCTGTTCTTCGCCATCGTCTTGTCGCAGGGCGGCGAATTCGCCTTCGTACTGAACAACACGGCCCTGGCCGAAGGCATCATCCCGGCGGATATCGCCGGTTTGCTGGCGGCGGTGGTGGCGTTGTCGATGATGACGACGCCGGTTTTCCTCAGCCTGCACGACCGTTGGCTCGAACCCTATCTCGCCGGGCGCGGCAAGCCGGACTACGACGCGCCGGAGGACGAGGGCAATCCCGTCATCATCGCTGGATTTGGCCGCTTCGGGCAGATCGTGGGGCGCTTGCTGACCGCCAACCGGATCGGCGTGACGGTGTTGGACCACGATCCGGTGCATATCGACACCATCCGCAAATTCGGCAATAAGGTGTTCTATGGCGACGCCACCCGGATCGATTTATTGCGGGCGGCGGGGGCGGAGAAGGCCAAGCTGATGGTGGTCGCCATCGACGATGTGGAGCATTCGCTGCAGCTGATCGACGCCGTGCGCGAGGAATTCCCGCACCTCACCCTCCTGGCGCGGGTGCGGAATGTGCAGCACGCCTTCGAGTTGATGGAGCGCGGGGTGCATTTCCAGCGCGAGATTTTCGAGTCGGCCTTGCTGTTGGGGGAACACGCCCTGGTGCGGTTGGGCTATGGCCCGTATGCGGCCAAGCAGGCCGCGCTGAAATTCCGCGCCCACGATCTGCGGTCGCTGGTCAAGCGCTACGAGGCCCGCGGCGACGAGGAGGAATTGATTTCGGTGGTGCGCGAAGCCCGCCAGCAATTGGAGGAAGCCATGAACGCCGACCGCGAGGCTTATCAGTTGCAGGTGGCGCGGGATTATTGGAAGTGA